A stretch of Arachis hypogaea cultivar Tifrunner chromosome 15, arahy.Tifrunner.gnm2.J5K5, whole genome shotgun sequence DNA encodes these proteins:
- the LOC112747368 gene encoding nodulation receptor kinase-like, with protein sequence MMDLQDYWILRLVFVVYVLCVYIFIRSASASEGFESIACCADSNYTDPVTTLNYTTDYSSFPDKKSCRHLSETVLHQIRDENFRLFDINEGKRCYNLPTTPNKVYLIRGIFPFKNSSNSFFDVSVGVTQLSRVRSFRSQDLEIEGAFRATQNFTDFCLVKRVGSPYISQLELRPLHEEYLQGLPASLLKLITRNNLGGNISFRYPVDKSDRIWKETSSSSSSALALSLNITNFDPKTSIFPPLQVLQTALTHSERLEFIHNVLNTTDYEYRMFLYFLESNSTLKAGQRVFDIFVNSEIKEGRFDILNGGSNYRYTLLNVSAKGSLNLTLAKASGSENGPLLNAYEIMQVHPWIEGTNQTDVEVIKKVREQLLVQNQDNKVLKSWSGDPCILSPWHGITCDHSSGPSVITDLDLSSSDLKGPIPSSVTEMTNLRTLNLSHNSFTGEIPSSFPLSSLLTSIDVSYNDLEGSLPESISSLPNLKTLYFGCNEHLKEDIPPKLSSSLIQTDGGRCKEEDSRLDQVVVISVVTCGSLLITLVIGVIFVCCYRHKLIPWEGFVGKRYPVTTNLIFSLPSKDDFFIKSVSIQAFTLEYIEEATEKYKTLIGEGGFGPVYRGMLDDGQEVAVKVRSATSTQGTREFDNELNLLSAIQHENLVPLIGYCNEKDQQILVYPFMSNGSLQNRLYGEPAKRKILDWPTRLSIALGAARGLAYLHTFPGRPVIHRDIKSSNILLDHSMCAKVADFGFSKYAPQEGDSNVSLEVRGTAGYLDPEYYTTQQLSEKSDVFSFGVVLLEIVSGREPLDIKRPRNEWSLVEWAKPYIRASKIEEIVDPGIKGGYHAEAMWRVVEVALQCIEPFSAYRPCMDDIVRELEDALIIENNASEYMKSIDSLGGSNRYSFVMDKRVPPSTSSTAESTITSQTLSLPQPR encoded by the exons ATGATGGATTTACAAGATTATTGGATATTAAGATTGGTTTTTGTTGTATATGTTCTTTGTGTCTACATATTTATCAGATCAGCTTCTGCAAGTGAAG GGTTTGAGAGCATAGCATGCTGTGCTGATTCAAATTATACAGATCCAGTGACCACCTTAAATTACACAACAGATTACAGTTCTTTCCCTGATAAGAAAAGTTGCAGGCACCTATCTGAAACCGTGTTACACCAAATTAGAGACGAAAATTTTCGATTGTTTGATATAAATGAGGGAAAGAGATGTTACAATTTGCCAACAACTCCTAACAAAGTGTATCTGATAAGGGGCATATTTCCCTTTAAGAATTCATCAAATTCTTTCTTTGATGTTTCAGTAGGGGTAACTCAATTAAGCAGAGTGAGATCATTCAGGTCTCAGGACTTAGAAATAGAGGGAGCTTTCAGGGCCACACAAAACTTCACAGACTTCTGCTTAGTGAAAAGGGTGGGTAGTCCCTATATTTCGCAGCTCGAATTAAGGCCACTTCATGAAGAGTACCTGCAAGGTTTACCTGCTAGTCTTCTGAAACTGATAACCAGAAATAACCTTGGAGGCAACATCAG TTTCAGGTACCCTGTTGACAAGAGTGATAGAATATGGAAAGAAACTTCAAGTTCATCATCATCAGCTCTTGCATTATCTTTAAACATCACCAATTTTGATCCCAAAACTAGTATCTTCCCTCCCCTGCAAGTCCTACAAACTGCTCTTACCCACTCTGagaggttggagttcatccaCAATGTCCTCAACACCACGGATTATGAATATCGCATGTTTCTCTATTTCCTTGAATCAAATAGTACTCTCAAAGCAGGACAAAGAGTGTTTGACATCTTTGTTAACAGTGAGATCAAAGAGGGAAGATTTGACATATTGAATGGAGGGTCCAACTACAGATACACTCTCTTAAATGTATCAGCAAAAGGATCATTGAACCTAACCTTGGCCAAGGCATCTGGTTCCGAGAATGGACCACTTCTGAATGCTTATGAGATCATGCAGGTACACCCATGGATTGAAGGGACCAACCAAACAGATG TGGAAGTGATTAAAAAGGTAAGAGAACAGTTATTGGTGCAAAACCAAGACAATAAAGTGCTGAAGAGTTGGAGTGGAGACCCTTGTATTCTTTCCCCATGGCATGGAATAACATGTGATCATTCAAGTGGTCCATCTGTTATCACTGATTT GGATCTTTCCTCCAGTGATCTCAAAGGACCAATTCCTTCCAGTGTCACTGAGATGACCAACTTGAGAACACT GAACCTGAGCCACAATAGCTTCACTGGTGAAATCCCCTCCTCATTTCCACTTTCTTCCTTGTTGACATCAAT AGATGTGAGTTACAATGACTTAGAGGGATCCCTTCCAGAATCCATTTCCTCACTGCCAAATTTAAAAACACT ATATTTTGGTTGCAATGAACATTTGAAGGAAGACATTCCACCAAAATTGAGCAGTTCACTAATCCAGACAGA TGGCGGAAGATGCAAGGAAGAAGACTCCAGACTTGATCAAGTAGTGGTTATTAGTGTGGTTACATGTGGATCACTATTGATTActttggttattggagttattttTGTTTGCTGTTATAGACATAAACTAATTCCATGGGAAGGATTTGTTGGAAAGAGATACCCAGTGACAACAA acTTAATTTTCTCTTTGCCAAGCAAAGATGACTTCTTCATAAAGTCTGTGTCAATTCAAGCATTCACTTTGGAATATATAGAGGAGGCAACAGAGAAGTACAAGACGTTGATAGGTGAGGGAGGGTTTGGTCCAGTTTACCGGGGCATGCTAGACGATGGTCAAGAAGTGGCAGTGAAAGTCCGGTCAGCCACGTCGACTCAGGGAACTCGAGAATTTGATAATGAG CTAAACTTACTCTCTGCAATACAGCATGAGAACCTTGTGCCTCTTATTGGTTACTGCAATGAAAAGGATCAACAGATTCTCGTGTACCCTTTTATGTCCAATGGCTCTTTGCAGAATAGACTATATG GGGAACCAGCAAAGAGAAAAATATTAGACTGGCCAACTAGACTCTCAATCGCACTTGGTGCAGCTCGAG GGTTGGCATATCTTCACACATTTCCGGGACGTCCTGTAATACACAGGGACATAAAATCTAGCAATATACTCCTGGATCATAGCATGTGTGCAAAGGTTGCAGATTTTGGGTTCTCAAAATATGCTCCACAGGAAGGAGACAGTAATGTTTCACTTGAAGTAAGAGGAACTGCGGGCTATTTGGATCCAGA GTACTATACAACCCAACAGCTATCGGAAAAGAGTGATGTCTTCAGCTTTGGTGTGGTCCTACTTGAAATTGTGAGTGGTCGAGAACCTCTCGACATAAAGAGGCCACGAAATGAGTGGAGCTTGGTTGAATGG GCTAAGCCATACATAAGAGCATCAAAGATAGAGGAAATTGTGGATCCTGGAATCAAGGGAGGATACCATGCAGAAGCAATGTGGAGAGTGGTGGAAGTGGCACTGCAATGTATTGAACCATTCTCCGCGTACAGGCCATGCATGGATGACATTGTCCGTGAGTTGGAGGATGCTCTGATCATAGAAAACAATGCATCGGAATACATGAAGTCCATAGACAGCCTCGGAGGATCGAACCGCTACTCTTTCGTCATGGATAAGAGGGTTCCGCCCTCTACTTCATCTACTGCAGAATCTACCATCACATCACAAACCTTGTCCCTCCCACAACCAAGATAG
- the LOC112747366 gene encoding serine hydroxymethyltransferase, mitochondrial-like, which translates to MAMAMALLRRLSSSMDKPLRPLFSAGTTVYYKSSLPDEAVYDKEKSRVSWPKQLNASLEEVDPEIADIIELEKARQWKGLELIPSENFTSVSVMEAVGSIMTNKYSEGYPGARYYGGNEYIDMAETLCQKRALEAFRLDPAKWGVNVQPLSGSPANFHVYTALLKPHERIMALDLPHGGHLSHGYQTDTKKISAVSIFFETMPYRLNESTGYIDYDQLEATATLFRPKLIVAGASAYARLYDYARIRKVCDKHKAVMLADMAHISGLVAAGVIPSPFDYADIVTTTTHKSLRGPRGAMIFFRKGVKEINKQGKEVLYDYEDKINQAVFPGLQGGPHNHTITGLAVALKQATTPEYKAYQEQVLSNCSKFAQALSVRGYELVSGGTENHLVLVNLKNKGIDGSRVEKVLEAVHIAANKNTVPGDVSAMVPGGIRMGTPALTSRGFVEEDFVKVAEFFDAAVNLAVKIKAESKGTKLKDFLATIQSSTYFQTEIAKLRHDVEEYAKQFPTIGFDKATMKYKN; encoded by the exons ATGGCAATGGCAATGGCGCTTCTTCGCAGGCTTTCTTCTTCCATGGACAAGCCTTTACGTCCTCTCTTCAGTGCAGGCACCACTGTTTACTACAAG TCCTCTTTACCTGATGAAGCTGTTTACGACAAAGAAAAATCCCGAGTTTCG TGGCCAAAGCAATTGAATGCTTCACTTGAGGAAGTTGATCCTGAGATTGCTGATATAATTGAGCTAGAGAAAGCTAGACAATGGAAG GGGCTGGAACTCATACCCTCAGAAAATTTCACCTCTGTCTCTGTGATGGAAGCTGTAGGGTCTATAATGACAAACAAATACAGTGAGGGATATCCTGGTGCCAGATACTATGGTGGAAATGA GTATATTGACATGGCCGAAACACTATGCCAGAAGCGTGCCTTGGAAGCGTTCCGGTTGGATCCGGCAAAATGGGGAG TAAATGTGCAACCTCTGTCTGGTTCACCTGCAAATTTTCATGTGTATACCGCATTGCTGAAACCTCATGAGCGAATCATGGCGCTTGACCTTCCTCATGGAGGGCATCTTTCTCATGGATACCAG ACTGATACCAAAAAGATTTCTGCAGTCTCTATATTTTTTGAGACAATGCCATACAGACTGAATGAAAGCACAGGATATATCGATTATGACCAG TTGGAGGCAACGGCTACACTTTTCAGGCCAAAACTAATAGTTGCTGGAGCAAGTGCTTATGCACGTCTGTATGATTATGCACGCATCCGCAAG GTGTGTGATAAACACAAGGCTGTGATGCTGGCAGATATGGCACACATCAGTGGATTGGTTGCAGCTGGTGTTATCCCATCCCCTTTTGATTATGCAGATATAGTGACCACCACAACTCACAAGTCGCTTCGTGGCCCACGTGGAGCTATGATCTTCTTCAGGAAGGGGGTGAAGGAAATTAACAAACAAGGAAAGGAG GTGTTGTATGATTATGAGGACAAAATCAACCAGGCAGTGTTCCCTGGACTGCAAGGTGGCCCCCACAACCACACTATTACTGGTTTAGCTGTTGCACTGAAGCAG GCTACAACACCAGAGTACAAAGCATATCAAGAACAGGTTCTCAGTAATTGCTCAAAATTTGCACAG GCTCTGAGTGTGAGGGGCTATGAGCTTGTTTCTGGTGGAACTGAGAATCATCTAGTTTTGGTGAATCTGAAGAACAAG GGTATTGATGGCTCCAGAGTTGAGAAGGTGTTGGAAGCAGTGCACATTGCAGCCAACAAAAACACAGTTCCTGGAGATGTGTCTGCCATGGTTCCAGGTGGCATCAGGATGG GAACTCCTGCTCTCACTTCTAGGGGATTTGTTGAGGAGGATTTTGTTAAGGTAGCAGAATTTTTCGATGCAGCAGTGAATTTGGCTGTGAAGATAAAGGCAGAGAGCAAAG GAACAAAGCTGAAGGATTTCTTAGCCACAATTCAGTCGTCTACTTACTTCCAAACAGAGATTGCGAAGCTCCGTCACGACGTGGAGGAATACGCGAAACAATTCCCAACCATTGGTTTCGATAAAGCAACCATGAAGTACAAGAactga
- the LOC112747372 gene encoding ABC transporter G family member STR2-like produces the protein MMPPPPPETVIDIKNSNKTAQQTVGFSGGLEFWNLTYTVSKKLKVEGKWSSEDVDLLHDITGYAPKGCITAVMGPSGAGKSTFLDGLAGRIKSGSLKGRVSLDGASVSASLIKRTSAYIMQDDRLFPMLTVYETLMFAADFRLGPLSLADKRHRVDNLIDQLGLSTSRNTYIGDEGTRGVSGGERRRVSIGVDIIHGPSLLFLDEPTSGLDSTSAHSVIEKVHDIARSGSTVILTIHQPSSRIQMLLDHLIILARGQLMFQGSPNDVTQHLTRMSRRVPKGENPIEHLIDVIQEYDQCEVGVEALAEFARTGMKPPPLKEGVSVEPSPSPVRAWHGRGYEEKSLEVSVTSQVSRRVADEYDHSLRSPYNKNSQSWSTSHSAMFLKFTPSRLRNNKESKPQNNPARHGSSPGYYTYSSEILAATPTPHSSDYTVNENDYLTPANGAASPEQLGPKFANSFLSETWILMRRNFINIRRTPELFLSRLMVLTIMGFMMATMFHNPKQNLQGITNRLSFFIFTVCLFFFSSNDAVPAFIQERFIFIRETSHNAYRASSYTIAGLITHMPFLLLQASVYAAIVWFALTLRGPFYYFLIVLFVSLLSTNSFVVFISSVVPNYILGYAAVIAFTALFFLFCGYFLSSHDIPVYWRWMNKISTMTYPYEGLLMNQYQTNITFGHNNGINITGFGILNNLHIGTEKYKKWENVGIMLGWAVLYRLLFYMVLRFGSKNQRS, from the exons ATGATGCCTCCTCCGCCACCCGAAACGGTGATTGACATAAAGAACAGCAACAAGACCGCTCAACAAACAGTGGGTTTCAGCGGCGGTCTGGAGTTCTGGAACCTTACCTACACTGTGAGCAAGAAGTTGAAGGTGGAGGGGAAGTGGTCCAGTGAAGACGTGGACTTACTCCACGACATCACTGGCTATGCACCGAAGGGGTGCATCACGGCGGTGATGGGGCCCAGCGGTGCGGGGAAGTCGACGTTCTTGGACGGACTTGCTGGGAGGATCAAGAGTGGGAGCTTGAAAGGAAGGGTTTCATTGGATGGTGCAAGTGTGAGTGCAAGCTTGATCAAGAGAACTTCTGCATATATCATGCAGGACGATAGGCTTTTTCCTATGCTCACTGTTTATGAGACTTTGATGTTTGCTGCTGATTTTCGATTGGGGCCTCTCTCTCTTGCTGATAAAAGGCACCGAGTCGATAACTTGATAGATCAACTTGGCTTATCG ACATCCAGGAACACGTACATAGGAGACGAAGGAACAAGAGGAGTTTCGGGCGGAGAGCGGCGGAGGGTGTCAATAGGAGTGGACATCATCCACGGTCCATCTCTTCTTTTCCTAGACGAGCCAACCTCGGGGCTGGACTCCACAAGCGCACACAGTGTGATCGAAAAGGTTCACGACATCGCACGCAGCGGCAGCACCGTCATTCTCACCATCCACCAACCCTCTTCAAGAATCCAAATGCTCCTCGACCATCTCATCATCCTCGCCAGGGGCCAGCTCATGTTTCAAGGCTCACCTAATGACGTCACACAACATTTGACTCGCATGTCCCGCAGGGTCCCAAAGGGTGAGAACCCTATCGAACATCTCATTGACGTCATCCAAGAATACGATCAATGTGAGGTTGGAGTGGAGGCGCTTGCTGAGTTTGCACGTACCGGAATGAAGCCCCCTCCGTTGAAGGAGGGTGTGTCTGTGGAGCCGTCGCCATCGCCCGTGAGGGCATGGCATGGGCGTGGGTATGAGGAGAAGTCGTTGGAGGTGTCCGTGACGTCTCAAGTGAGTAGGAGAGTTGCGGATGAGTATGATCACAGTTTGAGGAGTCCATACAACAAGAATTCGCAGTCGTGGAGCACCAGCCACAGCGCTATGTTTCTCAAGTTCACTCCTTCACGACTCAGGAATAATAAAGAGTCCAAGCCACAAAATAATCCTGCAAG GCATGGTTCCTCACCAGGGTACTACACATACTCAAGCGAGATTCTGGCAGCGACACCAACCCCTCACAGCAGCGACTACACTGTGAATGAAAACGACTACCTCACCCCAGCAAACGGCGCTGCCTCGCCGGAGCAGTTGGGTCCGAAATTCGCCAACTCCTTCCTCTCGGAAACCTGGATCCTGATGCGGCGCAACTTCATCAACATCCGAAGAACCCCTGAACTGTTCCTGTCGCGCCTCATGGTACTCACCATCATGGGCTTCATGATGGCCACAATGTTTCACAACCCCAAACAGAATCTCCAGGGAATCACCAACCGCCTTAGCTTCTTCATCTTCACCgtctgcctcttcttcttctcctcaaaCGACGCCGTCCCCGCCTTCATCCAAGAACGCTTCATCTTCATCAGAGAAACCTCCCACAACGCCTACAGAGCCTCTTCCTACACCATCGCCGGCTTAATCACTCACATGCCTTTTCTTCTCCTCCAAGCTTCCGTTTACGCCGCCATTGTTTGGTTTGCCCTAACCCTAAGAGGTCCTTTCTACTACTTCCTCATCGTCCTCTTTGTCTCGCTTCTCTCCACCAACTCCTTCGTCGTCTTCATCAGCTCCGTTGTTCCCAACTATATACTAGGTTACGCTGCAGTCATTGCTTTCACTGCCTTGTTCTTCTTATTTTGTGGATACTTCTTGAGCAGCCATGATATACCGGTTTACTGGCGGTGGATGAACAAGATTTCCACCATGACTTACCCTTATGAAGGACTACTAATGAACCAGTATCAGACAAACATTACTTTTGGGCACAACAATGGCATCAACATAACTGGTTTTGGAATCTTGAATAATCTTCACATTGGGACTGAGAAGTATAAGAAGTGGGAGAATGTGGGAATCATGTTAGGTTGGGCTGTGTTATATAGGCTTTTGTTTTACATGGTGCTTCGATTTGGATCTAAGAACCAGAGGTCCTAG
- the LOC112747370 gene encoding probable cytosolic oligopeptidase A, with protein sequence MRQRERIVLGAVVIANMLMATRLTLTLSTIHRHNPLLRRYSSSIFRPKQFSKSRPCPLWSSSLSFCLDAIHKPTSPTPFAPSHSHSSSSSSSSFSAAASSRDDVVEGNPLLQDFEFPPFDAVEAKHVRPAIRTLLRQLEGELEELERNVEPSWPKLVEPLEKIVDSLVVVWGIVNHLKSVKDTSELRSAIEDVQAEKVKFQLKLGQSKPIYNAFKAIRESPDWQTLSEARKRIVESQIKEAVLNGVSLEDDKREQFNKIEQELEKLSQKFEENVLDATKKFEKLIKDKKDIEGLPATALGLAAQIAVSKGHENATADNGPWIITLDAPSFIAVMQHARNRSLREEVYRAYITRASTGDLDNTQIIEQILKLRMEKAKLLNYNNYAEISMATKMATVNKAEELLEKLRKVSWDAAVQDMEDLKKFSKNKGALEADDLKHWDITFWSERLRESKYDINEEELRPYFSLPKVMEGLFNLAKTLFGIEIEPADGLAPVWNTDVRFFRVKDSSGNPIAYFYFDPYSRPSEKKGGAWMGEVVARSRVLSQNGTSARLPIAHMVCNQTPPVDNKPSLMTFREVETVFHEFGHALQHMLTKQDEGLVAGIRGIEWDAVELPSQFMENWCYHRETLMGIAKHFETGESLPEDVYLKLVAARTFRAGSMSLRQIKFASLDLELHTKYVPGGPESIYDVDRRVSERTQVIPPLPEDRFLCSFMHIFAGGYAAGYYSYKWAEVLSADAFSAFEDAGLENNEAVKETGHRFRETVLALGGGKAPLEVFVQFRGREPTPDALLRHSGLLSVAAS encoded by the exons ATGAGACAAAGAGAGAGAATTGTGCTGGGAGCAGTTGTTATAGCAAACATGCTAATGGCAACTCGCCTCACTCTCACACTCTCCACCATTCACCGCCACAACCCACTTCTAAGGCGTtactcttcttccatttttcgCCCCAAACAATTCTCAAAATCCCGTCCCTGTCCCCTCTGGTCTTCTTCTCTCTCCTTCTGCCTCGACGCAATTCATAAGCCAACTTCGCCAACACCATTCGCTCCTTCtcactctcattcttcttcttcttcttcttcttcgttctcAGCTGCAGCTTCTTCACGCGACGACGTCGTTGAAGGGAACCCTTTGCTTCAAGACTTTGAGTTCCCGCCGTTCGACGCCGTAGAGGCCAAGCACGTGCGACCCGCAATCCGAACTCTCCTCAGGCAATTG gaAGGAGAATTGGAGGAACTAGAGCGTAACGTGGAACCTTCGTGGCCGAAGCTGGTGGAACCGTTGGAGAAGATTGTGGATAGTTTGGTTGTTGTTTGGGGCATTGTCAATCACCTCAAGTCTGTGAAGGATACTTCTGAGCTCCGTTCTGCCATTGAAGATGTTCAG GCAGAGAAGGTTAAGTTTCAGCTTAAGCTCGGGCAGAGTAAGCCTATTTATAATGCATTTAAAGCCATTCGAGAGTCACCCGATTGGCAGACCCTGAGTGAGGCTCGCAAACGTATTGTTGAAA GCCAAATAAAGGAGGCGGTTCTTAACGGTGTGTCCCTTGAAGATGATAAAAGAGAACAATTTAACAAAATTGAACAG GAGCTGGAAAAGTTGTCACAAAAGTTTGAGGAGAATGTTCTGGATGCAACAAAGAAGTTTgaaaagctaatcaaagataagAAAGACATTGAAGGGTTACCTGCCACTGCTCTTGGGTTAGCTGCACAAATCGCGGTGTCCAAG GGACATGAAAATGCCACTGCCGATAATGGGCCATGGATAATTACATTGGATGCTCCAAGTTTTATTGCTGTTATGCAACATGCGCGCAATCGTTCTTTGCGTGAGGAAGTCTATCGTGCATATATAACCCGTGCATCTACTGGAGATTTGGACAACACTCAAATAATTGAgcaaattttaaagcttaggatgGAAAAGGCCAAGCTTCTCAACTACAATAACTATGCTGAG ATTAGCATGGCAACCAAAATGGCAACTGTTAATAAAGCAGAAGAACTTCTAGAAAAGCTTAGGAAAGTTTCCTGGGATGCTGCAGTGCAAG ATATGGAAGATCTAAAGAAATTCTCCAAAAATAAGGGTGCATTGGAAGCTGATGATTTGAAACATTGGGACATTACCTTTTGGAGTGAGAGGCTTCGGGAGTCAAAATATGACATTAACGAG GAAGAACTGCGTCCTTACTTTTCTCTGCCAAAGGTTATGGAGGGACTCTTTAACCTGGCAAAAACACTCTTTGGCATTGAAATTGAGCCAGCTGATGGTCTAGCTCCG GTTTGGAACACTGATGTCAGGTTCTTTCGCGTGAAAGATTCTTCTGGTAATCCGATTGCGTATTTCTATTTTGATCCTTATAGTCGTCCTTCTGAGAAAAAGGGAGGTGCATGGATGGGTGAAGTTGTCGCTCGTAGTCGTGTATTGTCACAAAATGGTACCTCAGCAAGGTTGCCTATTGCTCACATGGTATGCAATCAAACACCTCCGGTGGACAACAAGCCAAGTTTGATGACATTCCGTGAG GTTGAGACTGTCTTCCATGAATTTGGCCATGCACTTCAGCATATGCTTACTAAGCAAGATGAGGGTTTGGTTGCTGGTATTAGAGGGATTGAGTGGGATGCTGTTGAATTGCCTTCTCAGTTTATGGAAAACTGGTGTTACCATAG GGAGACACTAATGGGCATTGCAAAGCATTTTGAGACTGGGGAGAGTCTTCCCGAAGATGTATATTTGAAGCTTGTTGCTGCTAGGACTTTTCGTGCTGGGTCTATGAGTCTTCGACAG ATAAAATTTGCTAGCCTAGATCTTGAACTTCATACAAAATATGTTCCAGGTGGACCAGAATCCATCTATGACGTTGATCGCAGAGTTTCCGAGAGAACTCAAGTGATTCCTCCATTACCAGAAGACAGATTCCTTTGCAGCTTCATGCATATATTTGCAG gtgGATATGCTGCTGGATACTATAGTTACAAG TGGGCTGAGGTGTTGTCTGCAGATGCATTCTCAGCATTCGAAGATGCTGGATTGGAAAATAACGAG GCTGTTAAGGAAACAGGCCACAGGTTCCGTGAGACTGTTCTTGCTCTTGGAGGCGGCAAAGCACCACTTGAG GTATTTGTGCAATTCCGTGGAAGAGAACCAACACCAGATGCTTTGCTTAGGCACAGTGGCCTACTATCTGTTGCAGCTTCATGA
- the LOC112747371 gene encoding protein BRICK 1 translates to MARAGGITNAVNVGIAVQADWENREFISHISLNVRRLFDFLVQFEATTKSKLASLNEKLDVLERRLELLEVQVANASANPSLFAT, encoded by the exons ATGGCTCGCGCGGGAGGGATAACGAACGCTGTGAACGTGGGAATAGCAGTTCAAGCCGATTGGGAGAACCGCGAATTTATCTCTCACATTTCCCTCAACGTTCGTCGCCTCTTCGACTTCCTCGTCCAATTCG AGGCTACAACCAAGAGCAAGCTTGCATCGTTGAATGAGAAGCTTGATGTATTGGAGCGTAGGCTGGAACTCCTTGAAGTTCAAGTGGCCAATGCATCAGCCAACCCATCTCTTTTTGCTACATGA